Proteins encoded in a region of the Acomys russatus chromosome 14, mAcoRus1.1, whole genome shotgun sequence genome:
- the LOC127197960 gene encoding olfactory receptor 7G2-like produces MKFGNQTVVSGFILLGLTDDPDLQLVIFSIFLSMYLLTTLGNLLIILATRSDSHLHTPMYFFLSGLSFNDIFLVTCTIPKMLVNMQAHDQKITYVGCLTQVCFVIMCVGMENCLLAVMAYDRYVAICHPLRYRVIMSPCICILLVAFSVMGSLVNALVNSLMVLHLSFCTDFVIPHYFCELTELIKLACSNTLIDNILIYISCGIFGGVPLSGIILSYSQIVSTVLRMSSKEGRYKAFSTCGSHLSVVFIFYGTGFGVYISSTVTESSRKPAVASVLYSVVPQMMNPFIYSLRNRDMKEALKKLISRILSPL; encoded by the coding sequence ATGAAATTTGGAAACCAAACAGTTGTGTCAGGATTCATTCTCCTGGGACTCACAGATGACCCAGATCTGCAACTCGTCATTTTCAGTATATTTCTTTCCATGTACCTTCTTACAACACTAGGAAACCTGTTGATCATTCTGGCCACCAGGTCTgactctcacctccacacacccatgtacttctttctctctggtcTTTCTTTTAATGACATCTTTTTGGTCACATGCACAATTCCAAAGATGCTAGTGAATATGCAAGCACATGACCAGAAAATTACTTATGTAGGATGCCTGACTCAAGTCTGCTTTGTCATAATGTGTGTTGGAATGGAGAACTGTCTTCTTGcagtgatggcctatgaccgctatgttgCCATTTGCCATCCTCTTAGGTATAGGGTCATTATGAGCCCCTGTATCTGTATCCTACTTGTAGCATTTTCTGTGATGGGGAGCCTGGTGAATGCCTTGGTGAATAGTCTTATGGTGTTACATTTGTCCTTCTGCACAGACTTTGTAATCCCACATTACTTCTGCGAACTTACAGAGCTTATTAAACTTGCCTGTTCCAACACTCTTATTGACAACATACTTATATACATTTCATGTGGCATATTTGGTGGTGTTCCTCTCTCCGGCATAATTTTGTCTTATAGTCAAATTGTATCTACTGTTTTGAGAATGTCATCGAAAGAAGGAAGATATAAAGCCTTTTCCACCTGTGGGTCTCACTTGTcagttgttttcatattttatggaACAGGATTTGGGGTTTACATTAGCTCAACAGTTACAGAATCATCCAGGAAGCCTGCTGTGGCTTCAGTGCTGTACTCTGTGGTGCCTCAGATGATGAATCCCTTTATCTATAGTCTGAGGAACAGAGATATGAAGGAAGCCTTGAAGAAACTCATCAGCAGGATACTATCTCCTCTATAA